One window of Streptococcus suis genomic DNA carries:
- a CDS encoding ECF transporter S component → MTAIFIAIMIIIEVISQAIFASFVLPVKPTITHIPVIIASILYGPKLGAKLGGFMGVMSIIRNSIILSPMSYVFSPLVENGNFYSILIALVPRILIGVTPYYIYKWLSNKPGLAMAGLTGTLTNTIFVLSGIFIFFGSVYKGDIKLVLAGIVSINSITELIVSALLTVAIVPILQKVVK, encoded by the coding sequence ATGACAGCCATTTTTATCGCCATTATGATCATTATCGAGGTCATCAGCCAGGCTATTTTTGCCAGCTTCGTACTTCCTGTCAAGCCAACCATTACCCACATCCCTGTCATCATTGCTAGCATCCTCTACGGACCAAAGCTGGGAGCCAAGCTAGGCGGCTTCATGGGCGTCATGTCCATTATCCGAAATTCCATTATCCTATCGCCTATGAGCTATGTCTTTAGCCCCTTGGTGGAAAACGGGAACTTCTACTCTATTCTGATTGCCCTTGTCCCACGAATTTTGATTGGGGTCACGCCTTATTATATCTACAAATGGCTGAGCAATAAGCCTGGGCTGGCTATGGCGGGGCTGACTGGTACATTGACCAATACCATTTTTGTCCTGTCCGGTATTTTCATTTTCTTTGGCTCTGTCTACAAGGGCGACATTAAACTGGTCCTAGCAGGCATCGTTTCTATCAACTCCATCACGGAATTGATTGTCTCAGCCCTATTGACCGTAGCCATTGTTCCGATTTTGCAGAAAGTTGTAAAATAA
- a CDS encoding amino acid ABC transporter ATP-binding protein has protein sequence MALLKINVEDLHKSYGKNEVLKGVSAKFYEGDVVCIIGPSGSGKSTFLRTLNLLESITSGHVMVDGYNLTDPKTDVDAFRENVGMVFQHFNLFPHMSVLENITFAPIEHKKLNKAEAEKVGMELLEKVGLADKRDAMPDSLSGGQKQRVAIARALAMNPDIMLFDEPTSALDPEMVGDVLNVMKDLAEQGMTMLIVTHEMGFARKVANRVIFTDGGEFLEDGTPEQIFDNPQHPRLKDFLDKVLNV, from the coding sequence ATGGCTTTATTAAAAATCAATGTTGAAGACCTGCACAAGTCTTACGGGAAAAACGAGGTCTTGAAAGGCGTCTCTGCAAAATTCTACGAGGGGGACGTTGTCTGCATTATCGGTCCTTCTGGATCTGGTAAATCAACCTTCCTTCGTACACTCAACCTCCTGGAATCCATCACAAGTGGTCATGTTATGGTAGATGGTTACAATCTGACTGACCCTAAAACAGATGTTGATGCCTTCCGTGAAAATGTCGGAATGGTATTTCAGCACTTCAACCTCTTCCCACACATGTCCGTCTTAGAAAATATCACCTTTGCTCCTATCGAACATAAAAAATTGAATAAGGCTGAAGCCGAGAAAGTCGGCATGGAATTACTGGAAAAGGTCGGTCTAGCAGACAAGCGTGACGCTATGCCAGATAGCCTGTCCGGTGGTCAGAAACAGCGTGTAGCTATTGCCCGCGCGCTGGCTATGAACCCAGACATCATGCTCTTTGATGAACCAACGTCTGCCCTTGACCCAGAAATGGTCGGCGACGTACTCAACGTTATGAAAGACCTAGCTGAGCAAGGCATGACCATGTTGATTGTTACGCACGAGATGGGCTTTGCCCGCAAGGTTGCTAACCGCGTCATCTTTACAGACGGCGGTGAATTCCTTGAAGACGGCACACCCGAACAAATCTTCGACAACCCACAACACCCACGTCTCAAAGACTTCCTGGATAAGGTCCTGAACGTATAA
- the coaC gene encoding phosphopantothenoylcysteine decarboxylase has translation MARITLAVTGSISAYKAADITSQLTKLGHSVTVLMSRSAMDFITPLTLQALSKNLVHTDLMLEENPASIKHIDIAKETDLFLVAPASANTIAKLANGMADNMVTATALAIPIGVPKLVAPAMNTNMYLHPATQHNLKTLTSYGYEEIKPREALLACGDFGTGALAEVNIIIEKVSRILSEK, from the coding sequence ATGGCAAGAATTACGCTTGCGGTGACAGGGTCTATTTCCGCCTACAAGGCTGCTGACATCACCAGCCAGCTGACAAAACTCGGTCACTCTGTGACAGTCCTCATGAGCCGCTCTGCTATGGACTTTATCACGCCCTTGACCCTTCAAGCCCTGTCCAAAAATCTGGTCCATACCGACCTCATGCTGGAGGAAAATCCTGCCTCTATCAAGCATATCGATATTGCCAAGGAAACGGACCTTTTCCTGGTGGCTCCTGCCTCGGCCAATACTATCGCCAAGCTAGCAAACGGTATGGCAGACAATATGGTGACGGCGACGGCTCTGGCCATCCCTATCGGGGTGCCAAAATTGGTCGCTCCTGCCATGAATACTAATATGTACCTCCACCCAGCCACACAACACAATCTGAAGACCTTGACAAGCTATGGCTATGAAGAAATCAAGCCTCGGGAGGCCCTGCTTGCCTGCGGTGATTTTGGAACTGGGGCCCTGGCTGAGGTTAACATCATCATAGAGAAAGTGAGTAGAATTTTAAGTGAGAAATAG
- a CDS encoding NAD(P)H-binding protein, whose amino-acid sequence MSNVLLFGASGFLGQEVMEKLIASGHQLTAITRSFNPENSKKFRPDIDWVEADLYQADQWKELLNDHTVVINLVGMVKEEPEKGLTYDKVILGAAKVIADVMADKSDHHYIYVSTHLEGLATPEGYRKAKKEAEDYLLAQSFKTSIVRPSMMYGPGKAGTNERAQAILEKMDPASPAWAGRPIAVEKVAQTIANIVNGKTDQTIFENDDMA is encoded by the coding sequence ATGTCAAATGTACTTTTATTCGGAGCAAGTGGCTTTTTAGGTCAAGAAGTGATGGAAAAATTGATTGCGAGCGGTCATCAGCTAACTGCTATTACACGGTCATTTAATCCCGAAAATAGCAAAAAATTCCGTCCAGACATCGACTGGGTAGAGGCCGACCTCTATCAAGCAGATCAGTGGAAGGAATTGCTTAATGACCATACTGTTGTCATTAACTTGGTCGGTATGGTCAAAGAAGAGCCCGAAAAAGGCTTAACCTATGATAAGGTCATTCTCGGTGCTGCCAAGGTGATTGCGGATGTTATGGCTGATAAAAGTGACCACCACTACATTTACGTATCTACCCACCTCGAAGGGCTTGCGACGCCAGAAGGCTACCGCAAGGCTAAAAAAGAGGCGGAGGATTATCTCTTGGCGCAATCCTTCAAAACGAGCATCGTCCGTCCTAGCATGATGTACGGTCCAGGCAAGGCAGGGACAAATGAAAGAGCCCAGGCTATTCTGGAAAAAATGGACCCTGCAAGTCCAGCTTGGGCCGGTCGACCAATTGCCGTGGAAAAGGTTGCCCAGACCATTGCTAACATTGTCAACGGAAAAACTGACCAAACCATATTCGAAAATGATGATATGGCTTGA
- a CDS encoding phosphopantothenate--cysteine ligase codes for MKIIITSGGTSEVIDQVRAITNHATGTLGKIIAEQALARGHEVTLVTTKQAVKPTFHPHLTIVEITNVESLKETLEPLVKTHQVLIHSMAVSDYTPVYMTGLDEVRETEDITSLLEKKNTETKISSKADYQVLFLKKTPKVISHVKQWNPGIQLIGFKLLVDVPKEELFAVARDSIQRNKADYILANDLADITADKHLGYLVSQTEAIPAETKQDIAQLILNTVEKG; via the coding sequence ATGAAAATCATCATTACATCAGGTGGAACCAGTGAGGTTATTGACCAGGTCAGGGCTATCACCAACCACGCAACAGGTACCTTAGGAAAAATCATTGCCGAACAGGCTCTGGCAAGAGGGCACGAGGTAACTTTGGTGACAACCAAGCAAGCTGTCAAGCCAACATTTCATCCTCATCTGACAATTGTAGAAATCACCAATGTAGAGAGCCTGAAAGAAACTCTTGAACCTCTTGTCAAGACCCACCAAGTCCTCATCCACAGCATGGCCGTTTCCGACTACACACCGGTCTACATGACTGGCTTGGACGAGGTTAGGGAAACAGAGGACATCACCAGCCTACTGGAGAAGAAAAATACGGAAACCAAGATTTCATCCAAGGCTGACTACCAGGTGCTCTTCTTGAAAAAAACACCCAAAGTTATCTCCCATGTCAAACAATGGAATCCAGGCATCCAGTTAATTGGCTTTAAGTTACTGGTCGACGTGCCCAAGGAAGAACTATTTGCCGTGGCACGAGATAGCATCCAGCGCAACAAGGCAGACTACATCCTGGCCAACGACCTAGCGGACATTACTGCCGACAAACATCTGGGCTACCTGGTGTCTCAGACCGAGGCTATTCCTGCCGAGACCAAGCAGGACATCGCCCAACTCATTTTAAATACCGTAGAAAAGGGGTAA
- a CDS encoding GNAT family N-acetyltransferase, translating to MPIRNIRQSEQLEIDTTVRLRAYDGQYELAFDWHQNMELVWLVDGVKEAYSLEKLARMYRFLSENGECYWIEIREKCGWRPIGDVTLLADDFAISIGDSRYWARGIGGKVLKRMIERAKELGFTEIRVGEIYDWNIGSQRLFEKMGFSRLEKTEKGWSYKVTV from the coding sequence ATGCCAATAAGGAATATAAGACAATCAGAGCAACTAGAAATTGATACTACCGTACGCCTTCGTGCCTATGATGGTCAATATGAGCTTGCTTTTGACTGGCATCAAAATATGGAGCTAGTCTGGTTGGTTGATGGTGTGAAAGAAGCTTATAGCTTGGAAAAATTAGCTAGGATGTACCGTTTTTTATCGGAAAATGGCGAGTGCTACTGGATAGAAATTCGGGAAAAGTGTGGTTGGAGACCAATTGGAGACGTGACCCTGCTGGCAGATGACTTTGCGATTTCCATCGGCGATAGCCGTTACTGGGCAAGGGGCATTGGTGGCAAGGTCTTAAAACGGATGATAGAACGTGCGAAAGAGCTAGGCTTCACAGAAATTCGAGTAGGAGAAATTTATGATTGGAATATTGGTTCCCAGCGTCTGTTTGAGAAGATGGGATTTAGCAGGCTCGAAAAAACAGAGAAGGGCTGGTCTTACAAGGTGACAGTATAA
- a CDS encoding ATP-binding cassette domain-containing protein, whose translation MLITTQNLSIHHQKDLRPLVADLTLTINSGDKVAIIGEEGNGKSSLLKTLLNPDMVADYLLISGTIQRHFSAPIYIPQSLPLEMAELTLNDYFFSQVDLDIDFGLLYRFADQLTFDSDRLSSDQLISSLSGGEKLKIQLIKSLAKHSDIIFLDEPSNDLDLDTLSWLENYIATSSKTIVYVSHDEDFLAKTATKIVHLQSVKKKMLAKTSVQTIDYQAYRDQREAAYYKQIQQAQNDRKEFEKVMEKHRRQKSQVRNTLLNTHDATAGRLVAKKMKSVLAREKRYEKQAESMTKMPYHEDAIHLFFSDIQPLPAHKQIIDVQGEELWCPERLLVKNLFMKVKAGEKVGIIGANGVGKSSLIKFLYQHLQTRSDLQLGYMPQHYADLLPLSKTPLAFLAGEKDKEEQEAALTYLASLQFTREEVHHAISDLSGGQQAKLLLLKMVLDKANVLLLDEPSRNFSPISQPNIRELFSDYQGTLICVSHDRRFLREVCHQVYKLSKQGLYRLDSI comes from the coding sequence ATGCTCATCACAACACAAAATCTCTCGATCCACCACCAAAAAGACCTGCGTCCACTAGTAGCCGACCTCACCCTCACCATCAATAGTGGCGATAAGGTGGCTATCATTGGCGAAGAAGGCAATGGCAAGTCCAGCCTTCTCAAGACCTTGCTCAATCCAGACATGGTAGCAGACTATCTCCTGATAAGTGGCACGATTCAGCGCCACTTCAGCGCACCGATCTACATCCCACAGTCTCTTCCTTTGGAAATGGCAGAGCTGACACTCAATGACTACTTCTTTTCTCAAGTAGATCTTGATATTGATTTCGGACTGCTCTATCGCTTCGCCGACCAACTGACTTTTGACAGTGACCGATTGAGCAGTGACCAATTGATTTCTAGCCTGTCCGGTGGAGAAAAACTTAAAATCCAACTCATCAAATCGCTCGCTAAGCATTCTGATATTATTTTCCTAGACGAACCGTCAAACGACCTAGACCTAGATACGCTCTCATGGTTGGAAAACTATATTGCCACTAGCTCCAAAACGATTGTCTACGTCTCACACGATGAGGATTTTCTTGCTAAAACTGCCACAAAAATTGTGCATTTACAATCTGTAAAGAAAAAAATGCTGGCCAAAACAAGCGTTCAGACCATAGATTATCAAGCCTACCGTGACCAGCGCGAGGCAGCCTACTATAAACAGATCCAGCAAGCGCAAAACGACCGCAAGGAATTTGAAAAAGTCATGGAAAAACACCGTCGCCAAAAATCTCAGGTCCGGAATACCTTACTTAATACCCATGATGCAACAGCTGGACGGCTAGTAGCCAAAAAGATGAAATCTGTTTTAGCTAGGGAAAAGCGCTATGAAAAACAGGCAGAAAGCATGACCAAAATGCCCTACCATGAAGATGCCATTCACCTGTTCTTTTCTGACATTCAGCCGTTGCCAGCGCACAAACAGATTATCGACGTACAGGGGGAAGAACTGTGGTGCCCTGAGCGCCTGTTGGTCAAAAATCTCTTCATGAAGGTCAAAGCAGGTGAGAAAGTCGGCATTATCGGAGCCAATGGTGTCGGAAAATCCAGCCTCATCAAGTTCCTCTATCAGCATCTGCAAACCAGGTCTGACCTACAGCTGGGCTACATGCCTCAGCACTATGCAGATTTATTGCCATTAAGCAAAACTCCTCTCGCATTTTTAGCAGGAGAAAAGGATAAAGAGGAACAAGAGGCTGCTCTCACCTACCTGGCCAGTCTCCAATTCACCCGCGAAGAGGTTCACCATGCTATTTCCGATTTATCAGGGGGGCAACAAGCAAAATTACTGCTCTTAAAAATGGTATTGGACAAGGCCAATGTTTTACTACTAGACGAGCCCAGTCGCAATTTTTCACCCATTTCACAGCCCAACATTCGTGAATTATTCTCGGATTATCAGGGGACACTTATCTGCGTCTCGCACGATCGACGATTTTTGAGGGAGGTTTGTCATCAGGTTTACAAACTAAGCAAGCAAGGACTATACAGGCTAGACAGCATCTAA
- a CDS encoding formate--tetrahydrofolate ligase, producing the protein MKTDIEIAQSVSLKPITEIVEQVGIGFDDLELYGKYKAKLSFDKINAVKDNELGKLILVTAINPTPAGEGKSTVTIGLADALAKIGKKTMIALREPSLGPVMGVKGGAAGGGYAQVLPMEDINLHFTGDMHAITTANNALSALIDNHLHQGNELGLDPRRIIWKRVVDLNDRALRKVTVGLGGPLNGVPREDGFDITVASEIMAILCLATDLDDLKERLASIVIGYRYDRTPVFVRDLQVEGALTLILKDAIKPNLVQTIYGTPALVHGGPFANIAHGCNSVLATTTALRLADYTVTEAGFGADLGAEKFLDIKTPNLPKSPDAVVIVATLRALKMHGGVAKSDLATENVEAVKAGFANLKRHVENIQKYGVPAVVAINEFVSDTADEIAALKELCGQIGVPVELASVWADGAAGGVALAETVVATIEKQQANYQAIYQSDDDLATKVSKIVTQIYGGTGVVFEKKARNQLAEFAKNGWDKLPVCMAKTQYSFSDDPFALGAPTDFDITVREFVLKLGAGFIVALTGDVMTMPGLPKAPAALNMDVAADGSALGLF; encoded by the coding sequence ATGAAAACAGACATTGAAATTGCACAGAGTGTTTCACTCAAGCCGATTACAGAGATTGTTGAGCAGGTCGGAATTGGATTTGATGACCTCGAATTATACGGAAAATACAAGGCTAAATTGTCTTTTGATAAAATCAATGCAGTCAAGGACAATGAGCTTGGCAAGTTAATTTTGGTAACAGCCATCAACCCAACTCCAGCTGGAGAAGGCAAGTCCACTGTGACTATTGGATTGGCAGATGCTCTGGCAAAAATTGGCAAGAAAACCATGATTGCCTTGCGGGAGCCATCGCTTGGACCTGTAATGGGTGTCAAGGGGGGAGCTGCTGGTGGTGGCTATGCGCAGGTTCTACCGATGGAAGATATCAATTTGCATTTCACAGGGGATATGCACGCCATTACAACAGCTAACAATGCCCTGTCTGCTCTGATTGATAATCATTTGCATCAAGGAAACGAGTTGGGCTTGGATCCGCGCCGGATTATTTGGAAACGGGTGGTAGACCTAAATGATCGCGCCCTTCGTAAGGTCACAGTTGGTCTGGGTGGACCGCTGAACGGTGTACCGCGTGAAGATGGCTTTGATATTACGGTTGCCTCTGAAATTATGGCCATTCTCTGCTTGGCGACGGACCTAGACGACCTCAAAGAACGCTTGGCAAGCATTGTCATTGGGTATCGCTATGACCGTACACCGGTTTTTGTTCGGGATTTGCAGGTGGAAGGAGCGCTGACTCTCATTCTCAAAGATGCGATTAAACCAAATTTGGTTCAAACCATTTATGGTACGCCCGCTTTGGTTCATGGTGGTCCCTTTGCCAATATTGCCCATGGTTGTAACTCAGTCCTTGCGACTACGACGGCTCTACGTTTGGCAGATTATACGGTCACAGAGGCTGGTTTTGGAGCAGATTTGGGTGCAGAGAAATTCTTGGATATTAAGACACCGAATTTGCCAAAATCGCCTGATGCCGTGGTGATTGTTGCCACGCTGAGAGCTCTGAAGATGCACGGTGGTGTCGCAAAATCAGACCTTGCGACTGAGAATGTCGAGGCTGTTAAAGCTGGCTTTGCCAATCTCAAGCGCCATGTCGAAAATATCCAGAAATACGGTGTTCCAGCTGTCGTTGCCATCAATGAATTTGTATCTGATACAGCTGACGAAATCGCTGCACTCAAAGAACTGTGTGGTCAAATAGGTGTTCCTGTCGAACTTGCCAGTGTCTGGGCAGACGGTGCGGCCGGTGGAGTTGCTTTGGCTGAAACGGTAGTCGCAACCATTGAAAAACAGCAGGCCAACTACCAAGCCATTTATCAGTCTGACGATGATTTGGCAACCAAGGTCAGTAAGATTGTGACGCAGATTTACGGTGGAACGGGTGTCGTTTTTGAAAAGAAAGCCCGCAATCAATTGGCCGAATTTGCCAAGAATGGCTGGGATAAATTGCCTGTTTGTATGGCCAAGACCCAGTACAGTTTTTCAGATGATCCATTTGCGCTGGGGGCACCGACTGATTTCGATATTACTGTCCGTGAATTTGTACTAAAATTAGGTGCTGGCTTTATCGTGGCTTTGACCGGTGATGTCATGACCATGCCTGGTTTGCCAAAAGCACCTGCGGCTCTCAACATGGACGTGGCAGCAGATGGTTCAGCCTTGGGCTTGTTTTAG
- a CDS encoding ABC transporter substrate-binding protein/permease: MKKKLFMLLASILPVFFIFTGVQADDTIDIVFDNAYAPFEFKDSDQTYKGLDVDIINEVAKRSNWKMNQSFPGFDAAVNAVQSGSADALMAGTTITEARKKVFTFSDPYFDTKIIIATTKSNKISSYEDLKGKTVGVKNGTASQTFLEENKDKYGFTIKTFDTGDTMYNSLSTGAIDAAMDDEAVIQYAIQQGQDLSLDIPGEPIGSFGFSVKKGSQYEYLVDDFNKALAAMKEDGTYEKIMNKWFGVATASADMQNYSSRLKLSGDATKKATPIKSSYTIVSDSSFAPFEYQDESGKYVGIDMELIKAIAEQQGITITIQNPGFDAALNAVQAGQADAVIAGMSITDARKEIFDFSDAYYSSNILLAVKNGSDIASYEDLKGKTVGAKNGTASYTFLESNKDKYGYTLKAFDEASGMYDSLNSGSIDALMDDEAVLLYAIQQGRDFATPIPGEKSGEYGFAVKKGNNPELIEMFNNGLAALVESGKYDEIFNKYFNAKEETTPSTATETVDETTIFGLLKNNYGQLLSGLGITVGLALLSFAIAIVIGIIFGMFAVSPIKALRVISSVFVDVVRGIPLMIVAAFIFWGIPNLIESITGQQSPINDFVAGTIALSLNSGAYIAEIVRGGIQAVPVGQMEASRSLGISYGTTMRKIILPQAGKIMLPNFINQFVITLKDTTIISAIGLVELFQAGKIIIARNYQSFRMYAILAIIYLVVITLLTRLARKLEKGGK, translated from the coding sequence ATGAAGAAAAAATTATTCATGCTATTGGCAAGCATTTTGCCGGTCTTCTTTATTTTTACAGGTGTTCAGGCAGATGATACGATCGATATCGTCTTTGACAATGCCTATGCACCATTTGAATTTAAAGATTCTGACCAAACTTATAAAGGATTAGATGTTGATATTATCAACGAAGTTGCAAAACGTTCAAATTGGAAAATGAATCAATCCTTCCCAGGATTTGATGCTGCTGTCAATGCGGTCCAGTCTGGTTCGGCCGATGCCCTCATGGCTGGTACGACCATTACCGAAGCCCGCAAAAAGGTCTTTACCTTCTCAGACCCCTACTTTGATACGAAGATTATCATTGCAACAACCAAGTCTAACAAGATTTCTTCCTATGAAGACCTCAAAGGCAAGACAGTTGGTGTTAAAAACGGTACAGCTTCTCAAACCTTCCTCGAAGAAAACAAGGACAAGTACGGTTTTACTATCAAAACCTTCGACACAGGGGACACGATGTATAACAGTCTTTCCACTGGCGCTATTGACGCTGCTATGGACGATGAGGCGGTTATCCAATACGCTATCCAACAAGGGCAAGACCTGAGCTTGGACATCCCTGGCGAACCAATTGGATCATTTGGTTTCTCTGTTAAAAAAGGAAGCCAATATGAGTACCTCGTTGATGATTTCAATAAGGCTCTTGCAGCTATGAAAGAAGACGGTACCTACGAAAAAATCATGAATAAATGGTTTGGTGTAGCTACCGCCTCTGCTGATATGCAGAACTACTCATCTCGCTTGAAATTATCTGGTGATGCTACTAAAAAAGCAACCCCTATCAAGTCAAGCTACACGATCGTTTCAGATTCATCATTTGCCCCATTTGAATACCAGGACGAGTCTGGTAAGTACGTCGGCATTGACATGGAATTGATCAAGGCCATTGCGGAGCAACAAGGAATCACCATCACTATCCAAAACCCTGGTTTCGATGCAGCCCTTAACGCTGTCCAAGCTGGTCAAGCAGATGCCGTTATCGCTGGTATGTCGATCACTGACGCTCGTAAGGAAATCTTTGATTTCTCAGATGCATACTACTCGTCAAATATCCTGCTGGCGGTTAAAAACGGCAGTGACATTGCATCCTATGAAGACCTCAAAGGCAAGACAGTCGGTGCCAAAAACGGTACAGCGTCTTACACTTTCTTAGAAAGCAACAAAGACAAGTATGGTTATACTTTGAAGGCCTTCGACGAGGCTTCTGGCATGTACGACAGTCTCAACTCTGGCTCAATTGACGCCCTCATGGATGATGAAGCGGTCCTCCTCTACGCTATCCAACAAGGTCGTGATTTCGCTACTCCAATCCCAGGTGAAAAATCTGGTGAATACGGATTTGCTGTGAAAAAAGGCAACAATCCTGAACTGATTGAAATGTTCAACAATGGCTTGGCTGCATTGGTAGAATCAGGCAAGTACGATGAGATTTTCAACAAATACTTCAATGCCAAAGAAGAGACAACACCAAGTACAGCCACTGAAACAGTTGATGAAACCACCATTTTCGGTCTCTTGAAAAACAACTACGGTCAGCTCCTGTCTGGTCTTGGTATTACTGTTGGTTTGGCTCTCTTGTCGTTTGCCATTGCTATCGTTATCGGTATTATCTTTGGTATGTTTGCAGTGAGCCCAATCAAGGCCCTTCGTGTTATCTCATCCGTTTTCGTTGATGTGGTTCGCGGTATTCCGTTGATGATTGTTGCAGCCTTCATCTTCTGGGGTATTCCAAACTTGATTGAGTCCATCACTGGTCAACAATCACCAATCAACGACTTCGTAGCCGGTACCATTGCCCTATCGCTTAACTCCGGTGCCTATATCGCAGAAATTGTCCGCGGTGGTATTCAAGCCGTTCCTGTTGGGCAAATGGAAGCCTCACGCAGTTTGGGTATTTCCTACGGGACAACCATGCGCAAGATTATCCTGCCACAGGCTGGTAAAATCATGCTGCCAAACTTCATCAACCAATTCGTTATTACATTGAAAGATACGACCATCATCTCTGCGATTGGTCTTGTCGAACTCTTCCAAGCTGGTAAGATTATCATTGCCCGTAACTACCAATCCTTCCGTATGTATGCAATCCTTGCTATCATCTACTTGGTGGTTATCACCCTCTTGACTCGCTTGGCACGTAAACTTGAAAAAGGAGGCAAATAA